The following is a genomic window from Geminicoccus roseus DSM 18922.
AACAGACAGATCCCCAAGAAGAAGTCGCACCTGTGCAGCGAGCGCCCTCCCTTCGAGTGCATCGCGCTGCTCCTGCAGGGCGGCGGGGCCCTGGGATCCTACCAGGCGGGTGTCTACCAGGCGCTGGCGGAGGCGGGCCTCCATCCGGACTGGGTGGCGGGGATCTCGATCGGCGCGATCAACTCGGCGCTGATCGCGGGCAATCCTCCGGAAAAGCGGGTCGAGCGCCTGCGCGCGTTCTGGGAGGAGATCACCACGCCGCCGTTCGGTATCCCGGACTTCGAGGCCCTGGAAATCAAGGGCGACCTGGCCCGCAGCGTGGTCAACCAGATGCGGGCCTTCGGGGTGCTGGTCGGCGGCGCGCAGGGCTTCTTCACGCCGCGGCCGGTCCCCCCGCAGTTCCAGCCGCCCGGCACCATGGAGGCGCAGAGCTATTACGACGTGACGCCGCTCAAGGCGACGCTGGAACGGCTGGTCGACTTCGACCGGATCAATGCCGGCGGCACCCGCTTCAGCGTCGGCGCCGTCAACGTCCGGACCGGCAATTTCGTTTACTTCGACAGTACCCGCCAGATGATCCGGCCCGAGCACGTCATCGCCAGCGGCTCCCTGCCGCCGGGCTTCCCCGCCACCGAGATCGAGGGGGAGTTCTACTGGGACGGGGGCATCGTCTCCAACACCCCGCTGCAATGGGTGCTGGAGGGCAGGCCGCGCCAGGACACGCTGGCCTTCCAGGTCGACCTGTGGAGCGCTCGGGGCGACCTGCCGCGCAACCTCAACGAGGCGGATGTCCGCCAGAAGGAGATCCGGTTCTCCAGCCGGACCCGGGCCACCACCGACCAGTTCAAGTATGCCCAGCACCTGCGCCACGCCCTGAGCCGGGTCCTGAAGTCGTTGCCGCCGGAGCGCCAGGCCGAGCCGGACATCGCCTTGCTGGCCAGCGAGGCCGACCACAAAGTGCACAACATCATCCAATTGATCTACCGCTCCAAGCGCTATGAGGGAGCGGCCAAGGACTACGAGTTCTCCAGGCGGACCATGGAGGAGCACTGGAAGAGCGGCTACCACGATGCCGTGCGCACCTTGCGGCATCCCGAGGTCCTGGAGCGGCCGAAGAGCCCGGACGGCGTCTTCACCTTCGACCTTGCCTACCAGGGGCGGGAATAGCCCGTCCATCACCAGTACGAGGCGACGATGACCGAGAACG
Proteins encoded in this region:
- a CDS encoding patatin-like phospholipase family protein, which gives rise to MSNRQIPKKKSHLCSERPPFECIALLLQGGGALGSYQAGVYQALAEAGLHPDWVAGISIGAINSALIAGNPPEKRVERLRAFWEEITTPPFGIPDFEALEIKGDLARSVVNQMRAFGVLVGGAQGFFTPRPVPPQFQPPGTMEAQSYYDVTPLKATLERLVDFDRINAGGTRFSVGAVNVRTGNFVYFDSTRQMIRPEHVIASGSLPPGFPATEIEGEFYWDGGIVSNTPLQWVLEGRPRQDTLAFQVDLWSARGDLPRNLNEADVRQKEIRFSSRTRATTDQFKYAQHLRHALSRVLKSLPPERQAEPDIALLASEADHKVHNIIQLIYRSKRYEGAAKDYEFSRRTMEEHWKSGYHDAVRTLRHPEVLERPKSPDGVFTFDLAYQGRE